The Polyangia bacterium genome has a segment encoding these proteins:
- a CDS encoding PaaI family thioesterase — translation MADLYDVMQVAMRGEPAEAPPIGKLLGMSMVAVSPGKSTMELAADERMANPMGTLHGGVLCDLADAAMGMAFATTLGRGETFTTLELKINFLKPVWRSRLRAEGRVVKAGRTVSLIECDVFDEGGSLVARATSTCLTLRGAAAQGR, via the coding sequence ATGGCTGACCTCTATGACGTCATGCAAGTGGCGATGCGCGGCGAGCCCGCCGAGGCGCCGCCGATCGGAAAGCTGCTGGGCATGTCGATGGTGGCGGTGTCGCCGGGAAAGTCCACCATGGAGCTGGCGGCGGACGAGCGAATGGCCAACCCCATGGGCACGCTTCACGGCGGCGTCCTGTGCGATCTCGCCGACGCTGCGATGGGGATGGCGTTCGCCACGACGCTCGGGCGCGGCGAGACCTTCACCACCCTCGAATTGAAGATCAATTTCTTGAAGCCGGTGTGGCGCTCGCGCCTGCGCGCCGAGGGCCGCGTGGTGAAAGCCGGCCGCACCGTCAGCTTGATCGAGTGCGACGTGTTCGACGAAGGCGGCAGTCTGGTGGCGCGAGCGACCAGCACCTGCTTGACCTTGCGCGGGGCCGCTGCACAAGGACGCTAG
- a CDS encoding ABC transporter permease — protein MTAPVPASATAATPEHPTELVVGTSLWQDAWKRLRKNRAAVAGGIVTVLLMLTCFLGPFVVKAIWGYGYADQNLAYGARGPSAQHWFGTDFFGRDLLTRVMFGGQISLVVGLLSATVAAVIGTMYGAISGYAGGRVDGLLMRIVDIIYSLPYMFLIIILATIFDRSLVMLFIALGFVGWLTTARIVRGQTLSLKEREFVQAARSVGTNARGILLRHLIPNAIGPIIVYFTLTVPEMILQEAFLSFLGLGVQAPRPSLGALINDGARHMTIFWWELAFPGAAMTLLLFCLNFLGDGLRDALDPQMKR, from the coding sequence ATGACCGCGCCGGTGCCCGCATCGGCGACGGCCGCGACGCCCGAACACCCGACTGAACTGGTGGTCGGCACGTCGCTTTGGCAGGACGCCTGGAAACGCCTGCGCAAGAACCGGGCGGCGGTCGCCGGTGGCATCGTCACCGTCCTGTTGATGCTGACCTGTTTTCTTGGGCCTTTCGTGGTCAAGGCGATCTGGGGTTACGGGTATGCCGATCAGAATCTGGCCTACGGCGCGCGCGGACCGTCCGCCCAACACTGGTTCGGCACCGACTTTTTCGGGCGCGATCTGCTGACCCGGGTGATGTTCGGCGGACAGATCAGCCTGGTGGTCGGTCTGCTGTCGGCCACCGTGGCCGCGGTGATCGGCACGATGTACGGCGCCATTTCGGGTTACGCCGGCGGGCGCGTCGACGGCCTCCTGATGCGCATCGTGGACATCATTTATTCGCTGCCCTACATGTTCTTGATCATCATCCTGGCCACCATCTTCGATCGCAGCCTGGTCATGCTGTTCATCGCGCTCGGCTTCGTCGGCTGGCTGACCACCGCGCGCATCGTGCGCGGGCAGACCTTGAGCCTGAAGGAACGCGAGTTCGTGCAAGCGGCGCGCAGCGTGGGCACCAACGCGCGCGGGATCTTGCTTCGTCACCTGATTCCGAACGCCATCGGGCCCATCATCGTGTACTTCACGCTGACGGTGCCGGAGATGATCCTGCAGGAAGCGTTTCTTTCGTTCCTGGGCCTGGGCGTGCAAGCGCCGCGGCCCAGCCTGGGCGCGCTCATCAACGACGGCGCCCGCCACATGACCATCTTCTGGTGGGAGCTGGCCTTTCCCGGCGCGGCGATGACGCTGCTGCTGTTCTGTTTGAACTTCCTGGGCGATGGGCTGCGGGACGCGCTGGACCCGCAGATGAAACGGTGA
- a CDS encoding MFS transporter, whose product MTAPARLRAFYLLYYGGIGITIPFFAPYLRGLGFSGRQIGTVQMIGALTAAPTGIIWAMVADRTRAPTQTLKLATAGALAAACILPLARTPLAMAAVLMLQGLAIPAITPLVDGLAVEATHGAAGGYARLRLFGSLGYVMAALAMGALLTARGDRPADALVPLGLLGCAVGYAATAWGFSSSPAIAAAPRGRDLLALLRNRTLLWVMAAGTLHTICTIPYYQLYGVLVRERGLPAAVTGAGSTVGVIAEIAVLFLFPRVEQRLSLGALLAMAFFTGTIRWSLLSVATSAPAIIGLQVLHAATFGVYWAATVRILSHVVPAPLRITGQAIYGAICFSLGGAIGSPLSGWAFDAFGSAAPVYRLAAVGELLPFAVAFVLRARRL is encoded by the coding sequence GTGACCGCGCCGGCGCGGCTGCGCGCGTTCTACCTGCTTTATTACGGGGGCATCGGCATCACCATTCCCTTCTTCGCGCCGTACCTGCGCGGCCTGGGATTTTCCGGACGGCAGATCGGAACCGTGCAGATGATCGGCGCGCTGACCGCCGCGCCGACGGGGATCATCTGGGCGATGGTGGCCGACCGAACGCGCGCGCCCACCCAGACCCTGAAACTGGCCACCGCCGGCGCGCTGGCCGCCGCCTGCATTCTGCCGTTGGCGCGCACGCCGCTGGCGATGGCCGCGGTGTTGATGCTGCAAGGCCTGGCCATCCCCGCCATCACGCCCCTGGTCGACGGGCTGGCCGTCGAGGCCACCCACGGCGCGGCCGGCGGCTATGCGCGGCTGCGCTTGTTCGGATCGCTCGGGTACGTGATGGCCGCGCTGGCCATGGGCGCGCTTTTGACCGCGCGCGGAGATCGTCCCGCTGATGCCCTGGTGCCGCTGGGCCTGCTGGGCTGCGCGGTGGGCTATGCGGCGACGGCGTGGGGATTTTCTTCGTCGCCGGCGATCGCAGCGGCGCCGCGTGGGCGCGACCTGCTGGCGTTGCTGCGCAACCGCACGCTGCTGTGGGTGATGGCGGCGGGGACGCTGCACACCATCTGCACCATTCCGTACTACCAACTTTACGGCGTGCTGGTGCGCGAGCGCGGGCTGCCAGCCGCCGTCACCGGCGCCGGCAGCACCGTCGGCGTCATCGCCGAGATCGCCGTGCTGTTTCTGTTTCCCCGCGTCGAGCAGCGACTCTCGTTGGGCGCCTTGCTGGCGATGGCGTTTTTCACCGGGACCATTCGCTGGTCGCTGCTGTCGGTGGCCACCTCGGCGCCGGCGATCATCGGGTTGCAGGTGCTGCACGCCGCGACCTTCGGCGTGTACTGGGCGGCCACCGTGCGCATCCTCAGCCACGTCGTCCCGGCTCCGCTGCGCATCACCGGCCAGGCGATCTATGGCGCCATCTGTTTCTCGTTGGGCGGCGCCATCGGCAGCCCATTGTCGGGCTGGGCCTTCGACGCCTTCGGCTCGGCCGCGCCGGTGTACCGCCTGGCCGCCGTCGGCGAGCTGCTGCCCTTCGCGGTGGCGTTTGTTCTGCGCGCGCGGCGACTGTGA
- a CDS encoding peptide ABC transporter substrate-binding protein, translated as MPRHPPGEIWTNNGTEPEWIDPGKCAENAGSVIDMNTFAGLTQPHPKTLQPMPEIARTWSIADGGKRYTFWLRPTQWSDGHALTAEDFVYSWKRVLDPATGSKYNTFLYPLENAEAFGERALWIAGLPADFETAKLEALLAPLAPIAKTKIDHAHGWAFAFVKSEGAAAAADKAKVIAALNGKTIAGAAAPLTVKIADGSVVGVRALDDDRLEVRLENPVPYFLSLVSFYTAMPVPRHVLERLAKEGKNTDLWTRPEYFVSNGPYVLKEWKFRQYMTLEKNPYYWDSANVRTPRIRLLMVEDENTVLNLYKTGEVDYIGSTVNLPPEFLDYLRPMKDFVSHPFLAVYFYWFNTKVPPLDDARVRRALSLAVDRQGITEFVTRGHQIPSATLVPDGLAGYHSPPATLFDPVEARRLLKEAGFDQQHPLPKMTVIYNTMESHRTVAQAIQQMWKKHLGLDVEIANLEWKVYLARQQAMDFQISRGAWVGDYPDPYTFLELLTGQSNNNNSNWRNAEYDRLLAEGNSTLDQVARMKLLRQAEELAMAQMPMMPIYIYTRNELAKPYLRGFWGNIQTHTAMKYWWIDQRFYKDAPAVPQEDPPPPMPTLPPAPVTADGAR; from the coding sequence ATGCCGCGCCACCCACCCGGCGAAATCTGGACCAACAACGGCACCGAACCGGAGTGGATCGATCCCGGCAAGTGCGCGGAGAACGCCGGCTCGGTGATCGACATGAACACCTTCGCCGGCCTGACCCAGCCGCACCCGAAGACGTTGCAGCCGATGCCGGAGATCGCCCGCACCTGGTCGATCGCCGACGGCGGCAAGCGATACACCTTCTGGCTGCGTCCCACGCAATGGTCGGACGGGCACGCGCTGACCGCCGAGGACTTCGTGTACTCGTGGAAGCGCGTCCTCGATCCGGCCACCGGATCGAAATACAACACGTTCCTTTATCCGCTGGAGAACGCCGAAGCCTTCGGCGAACGCGCGCTGTGGATCGCCGGGCTGCCCGCGGACTTCGAGACGGCAAAACTGGAGGCGCTGCTGGCGCCGCTGGCCCCGATCGCCAAGACGAAGATCGACCACGCGCACGGCTGGGCCTTCGCCTTCGTGAAGTCCGAAGGCGCCGCCGCCGCCGCCGACAAGGCCAAGGTGATCGCCGCGCTGAACGGCAAGACCATCGCCGGCGCCGCGGCGCCGCTGACGGTGAAGATCGCCGACGGCTCGGTGGTCGGGGTGCGCGCCCTGGACGACGATCGGCTTGAAGTGAGGCTGGAAAACCCGGTCCCCTATTTTCTCAGCCTGGTGTCGTTCTATACCGCGATGCCGGTCCCGCGGCACGTGCTGGAGCGCCTGGCGAAGGAAGGCAAGAACACCGACCTGTGGACGCGCCCGGAGTATTTCGTCTCGAACGGACCCTATGTCCTGAAAGAGTGGAAGTTCCGGCAGTACATGACGCTGGAGAAGAACCCGTACTACTGGGACAGCGCCAACGTGCGCACGCCGCGCATTCGCCTGTTGATGGTCGAAGACGAAAACACCGTCCTCAACCTTTATAAGACCGGGGAAGTCGACTACATCGGCTCGACCGTCAATCTGCCGCCCGAATTCTTGGACTACCTGCGGCCGATGAAGGACTTCGTCTCGCACCCGTTCCTGGCGGTCTATTTCTACTGGTTCAACACCAAGGTGCCGCCCCTCGACGACGCGCGGGTGCGGCGGGCGCTGAGCCTGGCCGTCGATCGCCAGGGCATCACCGAGTTCGTCACCCGCGGCCACCAGATCCCCAGCGCCACGTTGGTGCCCGACGGGCTGGCCGGGTATCACAGCCCGCCGGCGACGCTGTTTGATCCGGTGGAGGCACGCCGGCTGCTGAAAGAGGCCGGCTTCGACCAGCAGCACCCGCTGCCGAAGATGACGGTCATCTACAACACGATGGAAAGCCACCGCACGGTTGCCCAGGCCATCCAGCAGATGTGGAAAAAGCACTTGGGCCTGGACGTCGAGATCGCAAATCTAGAGTGGAAGGTCTATCTGGCGCGGCAGCAGGCGATGGACTTTCAGATCTCGCGCGGCGCCTGGGTGGGCGACTATCCAGATCCCTACACGTTTCTTGAATTGCTGACCGGCCAGAGCAACAACAACAACTCGAACTGGCGCAATGCCGAGTACGACCGCTTGCTGGCGGAGGGAAACAGCACCCTGGATCAGGTGGCGCGCATGAAGCTGCTGCGCCAGGCGGAAGAGCTGGCGATGGCCCAGATGCCGATGATGCCGATCTACATCTACACCCGCAACGAGCTAGCCAAACCTTACTTGCGCGGCTTCTGGGGCAACATCCAGACTCACACGGCGATGAAGTACTGGTGGATCGATCAGCGGTTCTATAAAGACGCCCCGGCGGTCCCGCAGGAAGATCCGCCGCCGCCCATGCCGACCCTGCCGCCGGCGCCCGTCACCGCGGACGGCGCGCGATGA
- a CDS encoding ABC transporter permease — protein MSGVTRFAIRRALGLIPTLLIIVVLSFLVIRLAPGSPFSAERKVPPEVLKDLQAHYGFDKPLPVQLVSYVGKLLHGDLGLSTKYPQRTVNEIIADGFPATLTLGAAALLWALILGIGAGIVGAVRQNTRWDHGVMGLAMVGISVPTFVMGPLLVLVLALRFYLLPPSGWGGITHVILPALTLGTAYAAYIARLTRGGLLEVIRSDFVRTAHAKGLPERLVVWRHMLQGGLLPVVTFLGPAIANIMVGSVVVEKIFATPGIGPYFVDAAFNRDYFLVMGIVVLYSVFLLVMNLLVDIAYGFLDPRVRYE, from the coding sequence ATGAGCGGCGTGACCCGCTTTGCCATCCGTCGGGCGCTGGGCTTGATCCCGACGCTGCTGATCATCGTGGTGCTGTCGTTCCTGGTCATTCGGCTGGCTCCCGGCTCGCCGTTCTCCGCCGAGCGCAAGGTGCCGCCCGAAGTATTGAAAGATCTGCAAGCGCACTATGGCTTCGACAAACCGCTGCCCGTGCAACTGGTCAGCTACGTCGGCAAGCTGCTGCACGGCGATCTGGGACTGTCGACGAAATATCCGCAGCGCACAGTCAACGAGATCATCGCCGACGGATTCCCGGCCACGTTGACCCTGGGTGCGGCGGCGCTGCTGTGGGCGTTGATTCTGGGCATCGGCGCCGGCATCGTCGGGGCCGTCCGCCAGAACACCCGCTGGGACCACGGCGTGATGGGCCTGGCCATGGTCGGCATCAGCGTACCGACGTTCGTGATGGGGCCGCTGCTGGTGCTGGTCCTGGCCTTGCGCTTTTACCTGCTGCCACCGTCGGGCTGGGGCGGGATCACGCACGTCATCTTGCCGGCGCTGACGCTGGGCACGGCCTACGCCGCGTACATCGCGCGGCTCACGCGCGGCGGATTGCTGGAGGTCATTCGCTCGGACTTCGTCCGCACCGCGCACGCCAAGGGTTTGCCCGAGCGCCTGGTGGTGTGGCGCCACATGCTGCAAGGCGGTCTGCTGCCGGTGGTGACCTTCCTCGGCCCGGCCATCGCCAACATCATGGTGGGCAGCGTGGTGGTGGAGAAGATCTTCGCCACCCCGGGCATCGGCCCTTACTTCGTCGACGCCGCCTTCAACCGCGATTACTTCCTGGTGATGGGGATCGTCGTTCTTTACTCGGTGTTCTTGCTGGTGATGAACTTGCTGGTCGACATCGCCTATGGGTTTTTGGATCCGCGGGTGCGGTACGAATGA
- a CDS encoding oligopeptide/dipeptide ABC transporter ATP-binding protein, with protein MASAEATAAAPAPTPTPTKPGDVLLSVRELRVHFPVGGGVGRAPAVVKAVDGVSFDVRRGETLGLVGESGCGKSTTGRAVLQLLRPTSGQIIFDGRELSGLWRKRFGTWRWSRPLHDLRRRMQMIFQDPYASLNPRMTIEQIVSEPLVNFAVASGDGLRRRVQQLLERVGMDPRYVRRYPHEFSGGQRQRIGIARALALSPEIVICDEPISALDVSIQAQILNLLKDLQRDLGLTYVFIAHDLAAVRHISDRIAVMYLGRIVEVADTETLVRAPAHPYSQALISAVPVPDPEAERRRQPIVLTGDVPSPLSPPSGCRFHTRCPQVFERCPREDPATYEAAPGQFAACHLLDRSAP; from the coding sequence ATGGCCAGCGCTGAGGCCACGGCCGCCGCGCCGGCGCCGACGCCCACCCCGACGAAGCCCGGCGACGTGCTGCTGAGCGTGCGCGAGTTGCGCGTACACTTTCCCGTCGGTGGCGGCGTCGGTCGGGCGCCCGCCGTGGTGAAGGCCGTCGACGGCGTCAGCTTCGACGTCCGCCGCGGCGAAACGCTGGGCCTGGTGGGCGAAAGCGGCTGCGGAAAATCCACCACCGGCCGCGCGGTGCTGCAGCTGCTGCGGCCCACCAGCGGACAGATCATCTTCGACGGCCGGGAGCTGTCCGGCCTGTGGCGCAAACGGTTTGGCACCTGGCGCTGGTCGCGACCGCTGCACGATCTGCGGCGGCGGATGCAGATGATCTTTCAAGATCCCTACGCCAGCTTGAACCCGCGCATGACCATCGAGCAGATCGTTTCAGAGCCGCTGGTGAACTTCGCCGTCGCCAGCGGTGATGGCCTGCGCCGCCGCGTGCAGCAGTTGCTGGAACGGGTGGGCATGGATCCGCGTTACGTGCGCCGGTACCCGCACGAATTCTCCGGCGGCCAGCGCCAGCGCATCGGCATCGCCCGCGCCCTGGCCTTGTCGCCCGAGATTGTCATCTGCGACGAACCGATCAGCGCCCTGGACGTTTCCATCCAGGCCCAGATCCTGAATCTGCTGAAAGATCTGCAGCGCGATCTGGGCCTGACGTACGTCTTCATCGCCCACGATCTGGCGGCGGTTCGTCACATTTCCGATCGCATCGCCGTGATGTACCTGGGCCGCATCGTCGAGGTCGCCGACACCGAGACGCTGGTGCGCGCCCCCGCCCACCCGTACAGCCAGGCGCTGATCTCCGCCGTCCCGGTGCCCGATCCCGAGGCCGAACGCCGCCGGCAACCGATCGTCCTCACCGGCGACGTGCCAAGCCCCCTGTCGCCGCCGTCCGGTTGCCGTTTTCACACCCGCTGTCCGCAGGTCTTCGAGCGCTGCCCGCGCGAAGACCCCGCCACGTATGAAGCCGCGCCTGGACAGTTCGCCGCCTGCCACCTTCTGGACCGCTCCGCGCCATGA
- a CDS encoding ABC transporter ATP-binding protein, with protein sequence MTSAAPAPSAAAAPILSVRDLRTYFRTDDGLVKAVDGVSFALGRGETLGIVGESGSGKSVTSLSLMQLLPRPPASHPSGQIMFDGRDLMTSPEHDLRRLRGNRIAMIFQDPMTSLNPYLTVERQLTEVLQLHRGLSRADARARAIQMLGKVGIPDAARRIHDHPHEFSGGMRQRVMIAMALLCEPQLLIADEPTTALDVTIQAQILRLIKGLQTELGTSVILITHDLGVVAGMADRVAVMYAGRIVETGAATEIFRDPQHPYTRGLLRSIPRLDREQAGALRSIPGLPPDLSALPPGCPFRPRCDVAQERCGREYPPVLTLGRARDVYCWEARSRHGQR encoded by the coding sequence GTGACCAGCGCCGCCCCTGCCCCATCGGCCGCCGCCGCGCCGATCCTGTCGGTACGTGATCTCCGGACGTATTTCCGCACCGACGACGGATTGGTGAAGGCCGTCGACGGCGTGTCGTTCGCCCTCGGGCGCGGCGAGACGCTAGGCATCGTCGGGGAAAGCGGGTCGGGCAAATCGGTCACCAGCCTGTCGTTGATGCAGCTTCTGCCGCGACCGCCGGCCAGTCATCCGAGCGGGCAGATCATGTTCGACGGCCGCGACCTGATGACGTCGCCCGAGCACGACCTGCGCCGCCTGCGCGGCAACCGCATCGCCATGATCTTCCAGGACCCGATGACGTCGCTGAACCCGTATCTGACCGTCGAACGGCAGCTGACCGAGGTGCTGCAACTGCACCGCGGCCTGTCACGCGCCGACGCCCGCGCCCGGGCGATTCAGATGCTGGGCAAGGTTGGCATCCCCGACGCCGCCCGCCGCATTCACGACCACCCGCACGAATTTTCCGGCGGTATGCGCCAGCGGGTGATGATCGCCATGGCCTTGCTGTGCGAACCGCAGCTTTTGATCGCCGACGAGCCGACCACGGCCCTTGACGTCACCATCCAGGCCCAGATCCTCCGGTTGATCAAAGGCCTGCAGACCGAGCTTGGCACCAGCGTCATTCTGATCACCCACGATCTGGGCGTCGTGGCGGGGATGGCCGATAGGGTGGCGGTCATGTACGCCGGCCGCATCGTCGAGACCGGCGCCGCCACGGAAATCTTTCGCGACCCGCAGCACCCTTACACCCGTGGCCTTCTGCGCAGCATCCCGCGCCTGGATCGCGAGCAAGCGGGCGCGCTGCGATCGATCCCAGGATTGCCGCCGGACCTGTCGGCGCTGCCGCCCGGCTGTCCGTTTCGCCCGCGTTGCGACGTGGCTCAGGAACGATGCGGCCGCGAGTACCCGCCGGTGCTGACGCTGGGCCGAGCCCGCGACGTCTATTGCTGGGAGGCGCGGTCCAGGCATGGCCAGCGCTGA